In the genome of Streptacidiphilus rugosus AM-16, the window ATCCCCTGCAGCTCGCTCGCCGCGAAGTCGATTCGGACGTTCTGCTGGTTGGCCAGTGCTGCCGCGGCCAGGCCCACGGGGACGACGAACGCGAGGCAGATCGCCATGAGCTTGTGCCGTAGGCGAAGCCGGAACCTGCGCCCCGGCTTGCGGTGCGGCCCCACCTCACCAGGGACGTGCCCGGCCCCGGCGCCGGATGCCGTCATCATGGCTCGGCCACTTTACTCAGCGTGGCTGCGCGAAGGCCGCGAGCTTCTCGGCGAGCTGCTGACGACCGTTGATCCCGAGTTTGCGGTAGGCGTCCTGCAAGTGTGCCTCCGTGGCTTTCGTCGTGGTGAAGACTTCCTTGGCGATCTCGCGGTTGGTACGGCCGGCCGCCGCCAGCTCGCAGACGCGGCGTTGCGTCGGCGTCAGAGCCGCCACACCGGTGCTTTCCAGAGCATGGGCGGGGGCGATGCCGGCCGCCGCGAGTTCGGCCCGGATCCTTTCGGCCAGCGGCGATGCGCCGCACTGCAGTGCGGCGCTGAGCGCCTCCTGCAGCACGGGAGCGGCCTCCTGCACTTGGCCCGTATCGCGCAGCACGGAGCCGTAGTCGCCCAGCGCCTTGGCGTACTCGAGGCGGGCGTTGGAGGGGCGCAGCCGGGTCGCTGCTTCGCGGAACCTGATGAGGGCCTCCTCGGGGGAGGGCTCCAGCCGGCCCAGCACCCGCAGCGCCCGGCCCCAGGCGCGCGGTGCGCTCCAGTTGCGGGCCAGGCGCAGCCCCTCGTCGGCCAGGACACGTGCCTCGTCGTTGCGCTGCAGCACGTGCAGACACAGGGCAGCCTCGGACTGCCAGGGCACCAGAGCGGGGTTCTCACCGCCGGCGGAGACGAAGGAGCGCCCTGCGGCCAGCGCGGAGTCCAGCGCCTGCTCCGGCTTGCCGGCGCGACGCAGCAACCTGCATCGGCTGAGCAGCAGGTGGTACATCAGGCCTGTGGAGGGGACAGGGTCCGGAGCGCCCACCCAGACCAGGGCCGCTTCCGCCTCCGCCAGGCGTCCCTGCTCCAGCAGCAGGTCCGCCAGCAAGGGCCCAAGGACGAGCCGTGGGAGCCGGACCGAGGCCGCGTCCGCTGCCGAGACGGCCTGGCGCGCGTCGGTCTCGGCCTCGGCGAGGTTGCCTCGGGCCAGCCAGGCCATGGCGCGATAGGTCAAGGCCACGGCCAGGCTGTTCATGGATCCGGCGTGATGGGCGTGGGCGACCGCCTCGTCCAAGCTTGTCATCACTTCGTCCCGGTCGGCGCTGATCAGCGCCAGCCAGCCGAGGGACAGACCGACGTCGCCGGCGGTCAGCTGCAGGAGATCCGCAGGGTTGTGCAGGGCGCGCAGCGCCCGGGGGACCGCCCTGGGATCGCCGAGCACGGTGTCGTGGCCTGCGATCACGCAGTCGAGTACGCGACCCCCTGCGGTCGGATACGTGTCACGGGAACGCAGTTCGGAGACCCGCCGTAGGATGTCGCGCCGCGTCTCGGAGCGGCCGGGCTCGTAGAACGGGATCGACAGGATGCACGCCTGGAGCTGGTGCAGCAGTTCGGTCTCGTCCTCGGGAACCTCCGCCAGCGCGCCCTGCCAGACCTCCAGCGCCTCCTCGTGGCAGTGAAGCAGCAGCAGGCTGCTTCCGAGGGCGAGCGCGATCTCGGCCCGGCGCTTCGGGCGGTGGGCCAGCTTGTGGGCTTCGGCCAGGTCTCCGACCGCGGCCTGGGGGTCGATCAGCAGCGACGCCAGGCCGAGTTCGTACAGGATGCCCGCTCGCCTGTCCTCCGGCGGGGGCTCGCCCACGCACCGCCGCATGAGCGTCACAGCCGTCTCCGGTGACCCGCGAGCCATGGCCGAATCCGCGGCGTCCAGCAGCAGCTGAACGGTCTCGGCCCGCTGGCCTGGCGCGGTGTGCAGGAGGTGGAGCGCCGACCGCTCGGGCGGAGTTCCGGCGGCGTCCAGGAGCTCCGCCGCCTGGAGGTGGGCGGCTCCGCGCTCGTCCACCGGGACGAGGTCGTGGACGGCTGCGTGCACGACGGGATGGACGAAGACGATGTCCGCGGTCTCCTCGCCCGGAGGGTCTCCCGTGACGCGGCCGGTCGCCTCCAGCGCGGTCAGCGCCTGCCGTGCGGTCTTGAGCGGCATCCCGCCCAGCTGTGCGGCCTTCTCCAGGGGGGAGCGCTCGCCAAGGACCGCCGCTGCCCGGGCCAGACGTCCGCATTCGGCCGGCAACCCGGCCAGCTCCTGCGTCACCCGGTCCGCGACGGTGCGGGCACCGGCTTCCGCCGTGGTGGCGGCCTGCGGGGCGGCAGGCAGAACGCCCTGCCGAGCCAACGACCGTGCCAGCTCGGTGACCAGCAGTGGGTTCCCGCCCGTGGCCGCATGACAGGCTCGGGCGAACTCCCCGTCGACGGGCTGCGAGGAGTCCGGTGGCAGGAGTTGCCGGCCGACCACCGCGGCGGTCGCCTCCAGGCCGAGCGGTTCCGGGCGCAGCACGGAGCAGGCCGGGTCGCTCATGACCTGTTCCAGCAGCGCGGCGGGCTGCTGTTGCCCGGCCGGCTCGCTCACCGCTGCGACCACGAAGCAGCCGAGGTGAGGAAGCCGGGGCACGAGATAAGCGAGGTAGCGCAAGGACGCGGTGTCCGCCCATTGCGCCTCGTCGATCAGCAGTAGCAGCGGCCGGTCGTCGCACAGGTCCGAGGTCAACCAGAACAGACTGTGCAGGACGGAGAACTCACCCCCGACCGAGTCCGCGGGCGCGGTGTCGTCCAGAGCCCGCCTGGCCTGCGCGGTCGCCCCGGACAGCAGCTCCCGCCGTTCGTGCGCGCCCAGCTGCGCAACGATCGGGGTGAACAGCTGGCGCACGACTCCGTAGGGGAGGTCCCGTTCCAGCCGTGACGCTCGCGCGGCGGCGATCTGGAAGACGGGCGAGGCCACGCCCTCTGCCCGGTTCAACAGGCTGGTCGTGCCGATGCCGACTGGGCCTGTGAAGATGAGGGCCCTGCCGCGGCTCTCCTGGGCGCTGGCGAGGCCCGCTTGCAGTGCACCGAGCTCTGCACCTCGGTCGCAGAGCTCCGCTGCGGGAACCATGGATCAAGTATGCGAGGTTTCCCCCTGGACTGGAAATTCATAAGTTTTTAGGGCAGAACGGACACATGACCGAGTCAAGGGAGTTGCTCCCGACACCGACGGGCGGCGACATCGGATTCGTCGGTCGGCAAACCCAGCTGGAGCAACTGCGGGTGTGCGCCGCCGGAGCGCGCGACGGGGTGCCTTGGATCGTCGCCGTTGAGGGCGAGGCCGGGATCGGCAAGACAGCCCTGGTCCACGCGGCGATGGGCCAACTGGAGGACTACGACGTGCTCTGGGCCTCGTGCGACCCGTTCGAGCAGGACTACCCCCTCGGCGTCGTGGAGCAGATCGTCAGGCGCCTTCCTGCCCCGCTGCTCGCCGACACCGCCCTGGTCAAGGCGGGTGCACTGGCCGGCACATCGCCCGCGCAGGTCGGGGCGGAACTCGTGCGGCTGCTCACCGCCGCCGCGAAGACCCGTCCGGTCGCGCTCGTCGTCGACGACGTGCAGTGGGCCGACCCCGGCTCGATGGCGGCGCTGGGCTTCGTCACCCGGCGGCTATGGGCCGAACGGGCGCTGATCCTGCTGACGGCCCGGACCGAGTCCGAGCACGCCAGCGGTTCGCTGATCGGTACGGAA includes:
- a CDS encoding helix-turn-helix transcriptional regulator, whose amino-acid sequence is MVPAAELCDRGAELGALQAGLASAQESRGRALIFTGPVGIGTTSLLNRAEGVASPVFQIAAARASRLERDLPYGVVRQLFTPIVAQLGAHERRELLSGATAQARRALDDTAPADSVGGEFSVLHSLFWLTSDLCDDRPLLLLIDEAQWADTASLRYLAYLVPRLPHLGCFVVAAVSEPAGQQQPAALLEQVMSDPACSVLRPEPLGLEATAAVVGRQLLPPDSSQPVDGEFARACHAATGGNPLLVTELARSLARQGVLPAAPQAATTAEAGARTVADRVTQELAGLPAECGRLARAAAVLGERSPLEKAAQLGGMPLKTARQALTALEATGRVTGDPPGEETADIVFVHPVVHAAVHDLVPVDERGAAHLQAAELLDAAGTPPERSALHLLHTAPGQRAETVQLLLDAADSAMARGSPETAVTLMRRCVGEPPPEDRRAGILYELGLASLLIDPQAAVGDLAEAHKLAHRPKRRAEIALALGSSLLLLHCHEEALEVWQGALAEVPEDETELLHQLQACILSIPFYEPGRSETRRDILRRVSELRSRDTYPTAGGRVLDCVIAGHDTVLGDPRAVPRALRALHNPADLLQLTAGDVGLSLGWLALISADRDEVMTSLDEAVAHAHHAGSMNSLAVALTYRAMAWLARGNLAEAETDARQAVSAADAASVRLPRLVLGPLLADLLLEQGRLAEAEAALVWVGAPDPVPSTGLMYHLLLSRCRLLRRAGKPEQALDSALAAGRSFVSAGGENPALVPWQSEAALCLHVLQRNDEARVLADEGLRLARNWSAPRAWGRALRVLGRLEPSPEEALIRFREAATRLRPSNARLEYAKALGDYGSVLRDTGQVQEAAPVLQEALSAALQCGASPLAERIRAELAAAGIAPAHALESTGVAALTPTQRRVCELAAAGRTNREIAKEVFTTTKATEAHLQDAYRKLGINGRQQLAEKLAAFAQPR